A DNA window from Procambarus clarkii isolate CNS0578487 chromosome 3, FALCON_Pclarkii_2.0, whole genome shotgun sequence contains the following coding sequences:
- the LOC138369023 gene encoding mucin-1-like, whose protein sequence is MGLKKTLTRTSSDVIKTSNSFAVLENECCTETAVRSKVKAAKGTQVPFASLRKLFIKARYTSICTPTTRAPRPLRTLHVHNPRPTLTTRAPRPRHALHAHDARSTPTTRAPRPRRALHAHDARSTPTTRAPRPRRALHAHDARSTPTTRAPRPRRALHAHDARSTPTTRAPRPRRALHAHDARSTPTTRAPRPRRALHAHDARSTPTTRAPRPRRALHAHDARSTPTTRAPRPRRALHAHDARSTPTTRAPRPRRALHAHDARSTPTTRAPRPQHPLHAHNPRSTPTTRTPRPLHALHAHNPRSTPTTRAPRPQPALHAHNPRSTPTTRDLHQKHMPYTHNTGVGADFSDLVAFKTQSETL, encoded by the exons ATgggtcttaagaagactctgACGAGGACGTCTTCAGATGTCATAAAGACTTCCAACTCATTCGCCGTGCTGGAAAACGAGTGCTGTACAGAGACTGCAGTTCGCTCGAAAGTGAAGGCAGCGAAGGGAACGCAGGTTCCCTTCGCTTCCCTTCGCAAGCTGTTCATTAA ggctcgctacaCTAGTATCTGCACGCCCACTACACGCGCTCCACGCCCACTACGCACACTCCACGTCCACAACCCGCGGCCCACGCTCACGACACGCGCTCCACGCCCACGACACGCGCTCCACGCCCACGACGCGCGCTCCACGCCCACGACGCGCGCTCCACGCCCACGACGCGCGCTCCACGCCCACGACGCGCGCTCCACGCCCACGACGCGCGCTCCACGCCCACGACGCGCGCTCCACGCCCACGACGCGCGCTCCACGCCCACGACGCGCGCTCCACGCCCACGACGCGCGCTCCACGCCCACGACGCGCGCTCCACGCCCACGACGCGCGCTCCACGCCCACGACGCGCGCTCCACGCCCACGACGCGCGCTCCACGCCCACGACGCGCGCTCCACGCCCACGACGCGCGCTCCACGCCCACGACGCGCGCTCCACGCCCACGACGCGCGCTCCACGCCCACGACGCGCGCTCCACGCCCACGACGCGCGCTCCACGCCCACGACGCGCGCTCCACGCCCACGACGCGCGCTCCACGCCCACGACGCGCGCTCCACGCCCACGACGCGCGCTCCACGCCCACGACGCGCGCTCCACGCCCACGACGCGCGCTCCACGCCCACGACGcgcgctccacgcccacaacacccgctccacgcccacaacccgcgctccacgcccacTACACGCACTCCACGCCCACTACACGCActccacgcccacaacccgcgctccacgcccacaacccgcgctccacgcccacaacccgcgctccacgcccacaacccgcgctccacgcccacaacacGTGATTTACACCAAAAACACATGccctacacccacaacacaggTGTTGGGGCAGATTTCTCAGATTTAGTAGCCTTCAAAACACAATCTGAAACGTTATAA